In Pseudomonadota bacterium, the following proteins share a genomic window:
- a CDS encoding ExsB family transcriptional regulator: MTKIKEIPLQKLRPGAFINEKVKEISKAVGNGFAVNALSGGVDSSVVTMLGFKALGRKLKTYFIDSGLMRHKEPQYVVSLFKKLGVPVKLIDAKKQFFDALKGIEDPEKKREAITHVFYKEVFGSLVKKSSARFLLQGTNYTDIEETVAGIKRQHNILAQLGIDTKEVYGYHLIEPLIELRKSAIRKVGKVLGLPEEIYARPPFPGPALSARVIGEVTPKRVEIVRKATKIVEEELSKTGAFQYLAILHKDRVTGMRNGKRDFGLQIEVRCWESTDAKVATPTKLPFEKLMKLGNRITREVLGVVSVTYNITRKPPSTIEAV; encoded by the coding sequence ATGACAAAAATCAAAGAGATACCTCTTCAGAAATTGAGACCAGGAGCATTTATTAATGAAAAGGTAAAAGAAATTTCAAAAGCAGTAGGCAATGGTTTTGCGGTCAATGCCTTATCCGGTGGTGTGGATTCATCGGTTGTTACAATGCTCGGCTTCAAGGCATTGGGACGTAAACTCAAGACATATTTCATAGACAGCGGCCTTATGAGACATAAAGAACCACAGTATGTTGTCTCCCTTTTTAAAAAATTAGGCGTTCCCGTGAAACTCATCGATGCAAAGAAACAATTTTTCGATGCATTAAAAGGTATTGAAGACCCTGAGAAGAAGAGAGAGGCAATCACGCATGTATTTTATAAGGAAGTTTTTGGCTCTCTTGTGAAGAAAAGCAGTGCCAGGTTTCTCTTGCAGGGCACAAACTATACAGACATAGAAGAAACCGTGGCAGGGATAAAGAGACAGCATAATATACTGGCACAGCTTGGAATCGATACAAAAGAGGTATATGGATACCATCTGATTGAGCCACTGATAGAACTCAGGAAAAGTGCGATCCGCAAGGTCGGGAAGGTCCTCGGCCTGCCTGAGGAGATATATGCAAGACCGCCCTTCCCTGGACCTGCTCTTTCTGCAAGGGTAATAGGAGAAGTTACACCAAAAAGGGTAGAAATTGTGAGGAAGGCAACAAAAATCGTTGAGGAAGAGTTGAGCAAAACAGGTGCATTTCAGTATCTGGCCATTCTCCATAAAGACAGGGTAACAGGGATGAGAAATGGCAAAAGAGATTTTGGCTTGCAGATAGAGGTAAGATGCTGGGAGAGCACTGATGCAAAAGTGGCTACACCTACAAAGCTCCCCTTTGAGAAACTGATGAAGCTTGGAAACAGGATAACCCGTGAGGTTTTAGGTGTTGTGAGCGTCACCTACAACATCACGAGAAAACCACCGTCAACCATAGAAGCTGTGTAG